In the genome of Zobellia nedashkovskayae, the window CCCCCAATTTAAAGGAACTGCATAAAAAGAAAAAAGAAATTATGAATGTAGAAAATACAAAAGCACAAATGCGCAAGGGCGTTTTGGAGTATTGTATTCTGTCTATCTTAAATGGGAAAGACAAATACGCTTCTGAAATACTCGCAACGCTAAAAGATGCGAAAATGCTTGTAGTAGAGGGCACAATTTACCCTTTGTTAACTCGCTTAAAAAATGCAGGTCTACTCAGCTACCGCTGGGAAGAATCAACCTCTGGTCCCCCAAGAAAATATTACGCATTAACAGAAACCGGTA includes:
- a CDS encoding PadR family transcriptional regulator, translating into MNVENTKAQMRKGVLEYCILSILNGKDKYASEILATLKDAKMLVVEGTIYPLLTRLKNAGLLSYRWEESTSGPPRKYYALTETGKLFLKELDSTWDELRTATNLVTNNK